The following are from one region of the Rattus rattus isolate New Zealand chromosome 13, Rrattus_CSIRO_v1, whole genome shotgun sequence genome:
- the Zmiz1 gene encoding zinc finger MIZ domain-containing protein 1 isoform X4 — translation MQPPLNSMSSMKPTLSHSDGSFPYDSVPWQQNTSQPPGSLSVVTTVWGVTNTSQSQVLGNPMANASNPMNPGGNPMASGMSTSNPGLNSPQFAGQQQQFSTKAGPAQPYIQPNMYGRPGYPGSGGFGASYPGGPSAPAGMGIPPHTRPPADFTQPAAAAAAAAVAAAAATATATATATVAALQETQNKDINQYGPVCSSFQMGPTQAYNSQFMNQPGPRGPASMGGSMNPASMAAGMTPSGMSGPPMGMNQPRPPGISPFGTHGQRMPQQTYPGPRPQSLPIQSIKRSYPGEPNYGNQQYGPNSQFPTQPGQYPTPNPPRPLTSPNYPGQRMPSQPSTGQYPPPTVNMGQYYKPEQFNGQNNTFSSGSSYSSYSQGSVNRPPRPVPVANYPHSPVPGNPTPPMTPGSSIPPYLSPSQDVKPPFPPDIKPNMSALPPPPANHNDELRLTFPVRDGVVLEPFRLEHNLAVSNHVFHLRPTVHQTLMWRSDLELQFKCYHHEDRQMNTNWPASVQVSVNATPLTIERGDNKTSHKPLHLKHVCQPGRNTIQITVTACCCSHLFVLQLVHRPSVRSVLQGLLKKRLLPAEHCITKIKRNFSSVAASSGNTTLNGEDGVEQTAIKVSLKCPITFRRIQLPARGHDCKHVQCFDLESYLQLNCERGTWRCPVCNKTALLEGLEVDQYMWGILNAIQHSEFEEVTIDPTCSWRPVPIKSDLHIKDDPDGIPSKRFKTMSPSQMIMPNVMEMIAALGPGPSPYPLPPPPGGTSSNDYSSQGSNYQGHGNFDFPHGNPGGTSMNDFMHGPPQLSHPPDMPNNMAALEKPLSHPMQETMPHAGSSDQPHPSIQQGLHVPHPSSQAGPPLHHSGAPPPSQPPRQPPQAAPSNHPHSDLTFNPSSALEGQAGAQGASDMPEPSLDLLPELTNPDELLSYLDPPDLPSNSNDDLLSLFENN, via the exons ATGCAGCCCCCCCTCAACTCCATGAGCTCCATGAAACCCACTCTGTCGCACAG tGATGGGTCATTTCCTTATGACTCTGTCCCTTGGCAGCAGAACACCAGTCAGCCTCCTGGCTCCCTCTCCGTGGTCACCACGGTGTGGGGAGTGACCAACACATCCCAGAGTCAG GTTCTCGGGAACCCTATGGCCAATGCCAGCAACCCTATGAATCCAGGTGGCAACCCCATGGCATCGGGCATGAGCACCAGCAACCCCGGCCTCAACTCCCCACAATTTGCAGGGCAACAGCAACAGTTCTCCACCAAAGCTGGCCCTGCACAGCCCTATATCCAGCCCAACATGTACGGCCGGCCCGGCTACCCTGGTAGCGGGGGCTTCGGAGCCAG CTACCCTGGGGGTCCTAGTGCCCCTGCAGGCATGGGCATCCCTCCACATACCCGGCCTCCTGCTGACTTCACCcagccagctgctgctgctgcagcagctgcagtagcagcagcagccgccacagccacagccacggCCACAGCTACAGTGGCAGCCTTGCAAGAGACACAGAATAAGGATATAAACCAGTATGGACCG gtgtgttcctctttccagATGGGTCCCACCCAGGCGTATAACAGCCAATTCATGAACCAACCCGGGCCTCGGGGGCCTGCCTCCATGGGGGGCAGCATGAACCCTGCCAGCATGGCAGCTGGCATGACACCCTCGGGCATGAGCGGCCCTCCCATGGGCATGAACCAGCCCCGACCGCCTGGCATCAGCCCCTTTGGCACACACGGGCAAAGGATGCCCCAGCAGACCTACCCAGGCCCCCGACCCCAGTCCCTTCCTATTCAGAGCATAAAGAGGTCATACCCGGGAGAG CCCAACTATGGAAACCAGCAATATGGACCAAACAGCCAGTTCCCCACCCAGCCAGGCCAGTACCCCACCCCTAATCCCCCAAGGCCACTCACATCTCCCAACTACCCCGGACAAAGGATGCCGAGCCAACCCAGCACCGGGCAGTACCCACCCCCCACAGTCAACATGGGGCAGTATTACAAG CCAGAACAGTTTAACGGACAGAACAACACCTTCTCCTCTGGAAGCAGCTACAGCAGCTACAGCCAAGGGAGCGTCAACAGG CCTCCTAGGCCAGTTCCTGTGGCAAATTACCCCCACTCGCCCGTTCCAGGGAACCCCACACCCCCCATGACTCCCGGGAGCAGCATACCTCCCTATCTGTCCCCCAGCCAAGATGTCAAGCCACCTTTCCCACCTGATATCAAGCCAAATATGAGCGCTCTGCCACCACCCCCAG CCAACCACAATGATGAGCTACGGCTCACATTCCCCGTGCGGGATGGCGTGGTTCTGGAGCCCTTCCGCCTGGAGCACAACCTGGCTGTCAGCAACCACGTGTTCCACCTGCGGCCCACGGTTCACCAGACGCTGATGTGGAG GTCAGACCTGGAGCTGCAGTTCAAGTGCTACCACCATGAGGATCGGCAGATGAACACCAACTGGCCAGCTTCAGTGCAGGTCAGCGTCAACGCCACACCCCTCACAATCGAGCGGGGGGACAACAAGACCTCCCACAAGCCCCTGCACCTCAAGCATGTATGCCAGCCTGGCCGGAACACCATCCAGATCACCGTCACCGCCTGCTGCTGT TCCCACCTCTTCGTGCTGCAGCTGGTACACAGGCCCTCTGTGCGCTCCGTGCTGCAGGGCCTCCTCAAGAAGCGCCTATTGCCCGCTGAGCACTGCATCACGAAAA TCAAGCGGAATTTCAGCAGTGTGGCTGCCTCCTCGGGCAACACAACTCTCAACGGTGAGGATGGCGTGGAGCAGACCGCCATCAAGGTGTCTCTGAAGTGCCCCATCACATTCCGGCGCATACAGTTGCCTGCTCGAGGCCACGACTGCAAGCATGTGCAG TGCTTTGACCTGGAGTCATACCTCCAACTGAATTGTGAGCGAGGGACCTGGCGGTGTCCCGTGTGCAA TAAAACTGCTCTGCTCGAGGGTCTGGAGGTGGATCAGTACATGTGGGGGATCCTGAATGCCATCCAACA CTCCGAGTTTGAAGAGGTCACCATCGACCCCACATGCAGCTGGCGGCCAGTACCCATCAAGTCAGACCTCCATATCAAGGATGACCCTGATGGCATCCCCTCAAAGCGGTTCAAAACCATGAGCCCCAGCCAGATGATCATGCCCAACGTCATGGAGATGATCGCCGCTCTGGGCCCTGGCccatctccctaccccctcccacctcctcctgggGGCACCAGCTCCAACGACTACAGCAGCCAAG GAAGCAACTACCAGGGTCATGGCAACTTTGACTTTCCCCATGGGAATCCCGGAGGGACATCCATGAACGACTTCATGCATGGTCCCCcccagctctcccacccaccGGACATGCCCAACAACATGGCCGCCCTCGAGAAACCCCTCAGTCACCCCATGCAGGAAACT aTGCCCCACGCTGGCAGTTCTGACCAGCCCCATCCCTCCATACAACAAGGTTTGCACGTACCACACCCCAGCAGCCAGGCAGGGCCTCCATTACATCACAGTggggctcctcctccttcccagcctccccGGCAGCCACCACAGGCCGCTCCCAGCAACCATCCACACAGCGACCTGACCTTTAACCCCTCCTCAGCCTTAGAGGGTCAGGCCGGAGCACAGGGAGCATCCGACATGCCGGAACCTTCACTGGAT CTACTGCCGGAACTCACAAACCCCGATGAGCTCCTCTCCTACCTGGATCCCCCCGACCTTCCAAGCAATAGCAACGATGACCTCCTGTCTCTCTTTGAGAACAACTGA